One window of Saimiri boliviensis isolate mSaiBol1 chromosome 4, mSaiBol1.pri, whole genome shotgun sequence genomic DNA carries:
- the LOC120363098 gene encoding HLA class I histocompatibility antigen, alpha chain G-like isoform X2 → MDWGDAALGIPHLRRVSLPLSTCVGSFFLDTHDLDPVPTPSGCRVSREANQRLCGPGSKVLSRTPGLRFSPDAEDAVMEPRTLLLLLSGALVLTETWAGFHSLRYFDTSVSRPGRGEPRFITVGYVDDTQFVRFDSDAASPREEPRAPWVEQEGPEYWDLQTQISKATAQTQRSNLQTLRGYYNQSEAGSHTYQRMYGCDLGPDGRLLRGYNQFAYDGEDYIALNEDLRSWTAADTAAQITQRKWEAASEAERMRAYLEGECLEWLRRHLENGKETLQRAEPPKTHVTHHPVSDHEAALRCWALGFYPAEITLTWQRDGEDQTQDMELVETRPSGDGNFQKWAAVVVPSGEEQRYTCHVQHEGLPETLTLRWEPSSQPTIPIVGIVAGLAVLRAVVTGAVVAAVMWRKKS, encoded by the exons ATGGATTGGGGAGACGCAGCGCTGGGGATTCCCCATCTCCGCAgagtttctcttcctctgtcaacctGTGTCGGGTCCTTCTTCCTGGATACTCACGACTTGGACCCAGTTCCCACTCCCTCTGGGTGTCGGGTTTCTAGAGAAGCCAATCAGCGTCTCTGTGGTCCGGGTTCCAAAGTCCTCAGTCGCACACCCGGACTCAGATTCTCCCCAGACGCCGAGGATGCGGTCATGGAGCCCCgaaccctcctcctgctgctctcgggGGCCCTGGTCCTGACCGAGACCTGGGCGG GCTTCCACTCCTTGAGATATTTCGACACTTCCGTGTCCCGGCCCGGCCGCGGGGAGCCCCGTTTCATCACCGTGGGCTACGTGGACGACACGCAGTTCGTGCGGTTCGACAGCGACGCCGCGAGTCCGAGAGAGGAGCCCCGGGCGCCATGGGTTGAGCAGGAGGGGCCGGAGTATTGGGACTTGCAGACACAGATCTCCAAGGCCACCGCACAGACTCAGAGATCGAACCTGCAAACCTTGCGCGGCTACTACAACCAGAGCGAGGCAG ggtcTCACACCTACCAGAGGATGTACGGCTGCGACCTGGGGCCGGACGGGCGCCTCCTCCGCGGGTATAACCAGTTCGCCTACGACGGCGAGGACTACATCGCCCTGAACGAGGACCTGCGCTCCTGGACGGCCGCGGACACGGCGGCTCAGATCACCCAGCGCAAGTGGGAGGCGGCCAGTGAGGCTGAGAGGATGAGAGCCTACCTGGAGGGCGAGTGCCTGGAGTGGCTCCGCAGACACCTGGAGAACGGGAAGGAGACGCTGCAGCGCGCTG AGCCCCCCAAGACGCACGTGACCCACCACCCCGTCTCTGACCATGAGGCCGCCCtgaggtgctgggccctgggcttcTACCCTGCGGAGATCACACTGACCTGGCAGCGGGATGGGGAGGACCAGACCCAAGACATGGAGCTTGTGGAGACCAGGCCCTCAGGGGATGGAAACTTCCAGAAGTGGGCAGCTGTGGTGGTGCCTTCTGGAGAGGAGCAGAGATACACATGCCATGTGCAGCACGAGGGGCTGCCCGAGACCCTCACCCTGAGATGGG
- the LOC101050220 gene encoding saoe class I histocompatibility antigen, A alpha chain-like: MKSEGRGTRPMLKISLWFLRSSWAKTEGDIETERLAQEERGQGEVPGPRRGSQGLRSGRRCVDWEAQRCGFPVSAVSLPLPTCVGSFLLDTHDADPVPTPIGCRVSREANQRRRGPGSKVPSHPPGLRFSPDAEDGVMAPRTLLLLLSGALALTPTRAGSHSLRYFYTSVSRPGRGEPRFIAVGYVDDTQFVRFDSDAAIPRMEPRAPWMEQEGPEYWDRETRNLKAAAQTYRVSLRNLRGYYNQSEAGSHTFQTMYGCDLGPDGRLLRGYNQLAYDGKDYIALNEDLRSWTAADTAAQITQRKWEAANEAERTRAYLEGRCLEWLRRYLENGKETLQRAEPPKTHVSHHPISDHEATLRCWALGFYPAEITLTWHRDGEDQTQDMELVETRPAGDGNFQKWAAVVVPSGEEQRYTCHVQHEGLPEPLTLRWEPSSQPTIPIVGIIAVLTVLGAVVTGAVIAAVMWRKKSSDKKGGSYFQAANSDSAQGSDVSLTACKGIM; encoded by the exons ATGAAAAGTGAAGGGAGAGGGACGCGGCCCATGCTGAAGATTTCTCTCTGGTTTCTCAGAAGCTCCTGGGCCAAGACTGAGGGAGACATTGAGACAGAGCGCTTGGCACAGGAGGAGCGGGGTCAGGGCGAAGTCCCAGGGCCCAGGCGTGGCTCTCAGGGTCTCAGGTCCGGAAGGCGGTGTGTGGATTGGGAGGCGCAGCGTTGCGGATTCCCCGTCTCCGcagtttctcttcctctcccaacCTGTGTCGGGTCCTTCCTTCTGGATACTCATGACGCGGACCCAGTTCCCACTCCCATTGGGTGCCGGGTTTCTAGAGAAGCCAATCAGCGTCGCCGCGGTCCCGGTTCCAAAGTCCCCAGTCACCCACCCGGACTCAGATTCTCCCCAGACGCCGAGGATGGGGTCATGGCGCCCCgaaccctcctcctgctgctctcgggGGCCCTGGCCCTGACCCCGACCCGGGCGG GCTCCCACTCCCTGAGGTATTTCTACACCTCCGTGTCCCGGCCCGGCCGCGGGGAGCCCCGCTTCATCGCCGTGGGCTACGTGGACGACACGCAGTTCGTGCGGTTCGACAGCGACGCCGCGATTCCGAGGATGGAGCCGCGGGCGCCGTGGATGGAGCAGGAGGGGCCGGAGTATTGGGACCGGGAGACGCGGAACCTCAAGGCCGCCGCGCAGACTTACCGAGTGAGCCTGCGGAACCTGCGCGGCTACTACAACCAGAGCGAGGCCG GATCTCACACCTTCCAGACGATGTACGGCTGCGACCTGGGGCCGGACGGGCGCCTCCTCCGCGGGTATAACCAGCTCGCCTACGACGGCAAGGACTACATCGCCCTGAACGAGGACCTGCGCTCCTGGACGGCCGCGGACACGGCGGCTCAGATCACCCAGCGCAAGTGGGAGGCGGCCAATGAGGCGGAGCGAACGAGAGCCTACCTGGAGGGCAGGTGCCTGGAGTGGCTCCGCAGATACCTGGAGAACGGGAAGGAGACGCTGCAGCGCGCGG AGCCCCCCAAGacacacgtgagccaccaccccatcTCTGACCATGAGGCCACCCtgaggtgctgggccctgggcttcTACCCTGCGGAGATCACACTGACCTGGCATCGAGATGGGGAGGACCAGACCCAGGACATGGAGCTTGTGGAGACCAGGCCCGCAGGGGATGGAAACTTCCAGAAGTGGGCGGCTGTGGTGGTGCCTTCTGGAGAGGAGCAGAGATACACGTGCCATGTGCAGCATGAGGGGCTGCCTGAGCCCCTCACCCTGAGATGGG AGCCGTCTTCCCAGCCCACAATCCCCATCGTGGGCATCATTGCTGTCCTGACTGTCCTTGGAGCTGTAGTCACTGGAGCTGTGATCGCTGCTGTGATGTGGAGGAAGAAGAGCTCAG ataaaaaaggaggaagctaCTTTCAGGCTGCAA ACAGCGACAGTGCCCAAGGCTCTGATGTGTCTCTCACGGCTTGTAAAG GCATAatgtga